CCAGTCTCCCAGCCCCAGGTGAATCCGACCTTGGCCGTAGTTCCATTCCCGCGGGCAACGGACTGGTATTTGGAGTAATCCTGCGTAACCACTTCCTTGCTGATCAGGTTCTGGCTGTACAGCTTCTGCAGGAATTGCATGAGTGTCTTGAACCGTTCATCTACATAGAAATTCTTAACCTGCGCCCCTTCTGTAAAATAGCCATCGCTTGCCCCGTTGGACAGCGGCAGCCCCAGGCTGCCCAGCAGCAGCTTCGGCGTGAAATCCCAGCCGAGCGGGTTGAAGTCCATCGGAATCTCATCCGTCTTGTCCCCGTTCTGATTCGGGTCGCCATCGCGGAAGGCAAGCAGCACCGTCTCTAGCTCATCCCAGGTCGTAGGCACCTGAAGGCCGAGATTGTCGAGCCAGGTTTTGTTAATGAACATCGAGGCAGTGGAGCCGGGCCAGATGCCCTTATAACGCGGAGTGCCGTAGAGCTTCCCGTCAATCTGTGTAGCAAGCGTTTTCAATTCCGGGTGCTCACTGAACATCTTTTGAATATTAGGCGCGTCCTTCTCAATCAGCGGGCCCAGATCCTCGAACAACCCGTTGAATTGCACAAAATCGGAGTTAGAGGTCGCATTGAACAGCAGATCCGGAATTTCACCGCTGGCAAACAGGGCGCTTTTCTTCTGATCCCAGTCCGCAGAGATTTGCTGCCATTCAATTTCGACATTCGCCTTCTCCTCTATTTCAGCGAGCCATTTCATTTGCGTGACATCTTTGGTCAGTGAATGCTTCACGATAATCGCCTTCAGCTTCGTCTTCCCCTCCGGCGTGTTGCTGCTGTCGTTCCCAACATCTGAGCTGTTCTCCTTACTGCTGCAGCCTGTGAGTGATAGCCCTGCAAGACAGCCTGCCAGCACCAGAGCTAGAATACTCTTTTTTCTCATTTGACTTACCCCCTTAGTAGGAATTCATAAATGATTTATGCTTAAGAGCGAGGCTCTGTTAGCCGGGAAACGTGAAACTGCTAGGTCCCAATAGTCAGAGAATACAAGCATTCCTTCTTCGGACCATCCGCGAAAGCGTTATCATTATTATAATTTTTCTTCTTCACCCTGTCTCACCGTATATTACCTTTTAATCATCGTATATTGACCTTTTTGACTGCAATAGTAGCTGAATTCAGGCGAAGATTCGACTTTCGGTAGATGAAAATTGACACATGATGAATTGTTTTGGACAACGGAGAATCACCGCTGGCGGGATAGAGAATAATAATTCCAGCTATGGAGTGACAGGCTGCAACCTTTTGCTCCGGAATCCCATCTAAGAGGATAAGAGGTGAGGTATAATGAAGAATACATTAACCCGGATGCGCACGGCCAAAATCTCGCTGGCCTGCAGCATTCTGGCGGCAACCGTAGCTTTCGGAGCACCGGCTTCCGCTTTCTCGGATCTGAAGGGCCATGCGGCTGAAGCCAAAATCAATGCCCTTCATCAGGAGGGCATCCTTAACGGAGTGACCAGCGACAAGTTCGCGCCGAAGTCCAGCCTTACGTATGCGCAAGGCGTGCAGTTCATGGTAAGCGGCCTGAAGCTTGCTCCGCAGCGCTCCTCCGGCAAGAAGGCCAGCGATTATTTTGACAATGTAAAAAACACCGCCTGGTATGCTTCCGCATTCCTGAAGGCCAAAGAAAGCGGCTTGCCGCTGGAGCGCTCTATTGACCCTAATGCTGTAATGACACGGGTCCAGTTCGCACAATTGCTGCTTCAGGCGCTTCAGAACAAAGGGGACTTCGCATATACGGAGATGTATGCCAACATTACGGATGGCGGCAAGCTATCCGCACCAGAGATGAACAGCCTGCAGATTCTGATCAACACCGGACTGGTCACGCTGGAGAAGAACAACACCTTCCGTCCGAACGAGCCGGTTACCCGTGCAGAAGCTGCTGTCCTGGTCTACGATGCCGCCAAATTCGTGAAGGAAGTGATTATGATGGACGAGAACATTTCGTCTCCGGCCGGCACATACGATGCCTCTGTTACACTGGACAAAGCTGCCGCTGGTGTCAACAAAGCTACGGTGACCGTATCCAATCTGCCGAACCCGGGATATGGCCTGGTCATTGAGCGGATTGAGTTCGGCGCTGACAAAACCGCAGTGATCTACTTCAAGGTAACCTCACCGAAGCCCGGTTCCATGAACCCCCAGGTCATCTCGTCAGGCACCGCCGTCACATATCTGCCGGAAGGCTACACCGCAGTAGCCCAAGCTGCACCTGGCTCAGCAACCTCAGCTGCTTCCAGAGTCATAAAGTAAATGAACAGCCTCCACTTAACGAGATGCATCACAAAGAGCGCACCACCGGATATTTGGCTGGTGCGCTTTTTGTGATATGTGATTGTATAGTCACTATGAATCAGGGAGCGTTCGTCAGTCCAGCTCCTTAGAGTATCTGATCTCCTGGCGCCCAGTCTGGAAACCGGCTGAATGGTACAGGGTCAGTGCGCAATCATTCGTGGTTAATGCGACCAGCTGCGCCTGCTCCAGACCCTTTTCCTGAAGATACATTAATGCATGATTCAGCAGCGCCTTGGCAATGCCTCTTCTTCTCCAGGGCTTGCAGACAAATATATCTTCAATGATGCCAAGCTCCTCTTCCTGCCAGACCATCAGACTGCCTGCCACCCGGCCTGCATCCCGCACAACCATCGATGTCCAGAGCGGATGCTGCTGATATTCCAGCAGACGCTCCATTCCAAGCGGGGTCTCCGGCCAGATCTCCGCCTCCAGCTCCAGATAAGCCGCCCGCTGCTCCGGTGAGTCCAAAGGCACATGGGTCAATTCGAAGCCTTCCTCCAGCTCCACCGGATGGACGGATTCACGAAGATCGCGCTGAAGTGTATACAAGCGGCTATCCGGCAAGTAACCGAGATGCTCTGCGAAATAAGCATGGCAGCTCTCCTCCGCCGCATAATTGCCTGTGCACAGAAGGGTCCCATATTCGGGGGGCAGCGTACGCTCCAGCACCCGTGCCCGTTCCAGCAGAAGGGCGTAGACACTGTCACGCAGCTCCAGATCCTTTTCCCGTCCCGGCAAGGTCTTCAGATTCACAAAAATCTTATGTTTACTCTCGGCCGCGCGCCCCGGAGGCACCACATTAATGAGCTGCAGCTGGCCCTTGGCCACCATCTGCTCCCCTTCATAAGCGCAGAAGACATTCTCCCAATTATCTGCATCCCCCACCCACCAGAACAGCACATCCTCCTGCGCCGACACCTGCTCGTACATCGCGCCCAGCGCCGCCATATCCCTCTCTTCAAACTGCCGAAACACTCTGTTGCTCAATTACCATTCGCCGCCTTCTGTTTCTGTCCATCATAACACCGCCTGGCAGGGGACTTCCGTTCTTGAATAACTATAGTTGTTTTATACTGGTTAGCTGAATCTCCAGTTCAAATTCATAAGCGCCATTTCGCAAAAAACTGTGCCATCCTGATGAAGGAAAGCACAGCTTGTTTTTGATCCTTGGGTCTTTGCGGCGGACCAGGATGCCGTTATCCGCTTTGAAAGGCCTCTTTTGTCGGTCAAAACGGACTCAGAAGACGCTAATGAGGCTGTCAGGCCTACTTACAGGCTCCGATCCCTGTATTATAACGGCTCCTGCGTCCACAGCGGTCCGCAAAACGCCGATTCCAGCCAAATAAGGTCCACTGAGTCCGTAACGTCCTCTACTGCTACTCCCCGCTGTCCGCCGACTCGCGCGGCTGGCGCATCGTCAGGCTGACGCGGCCCTTCTTCACATCCACGCCGAGTACCCACACGGTGACATTGTCGCCGACGGAGACCACGTCCATCGGATGCTTCACATAGCTGCCGCTAAGCTGGGAGATATGGACCAGCCCGTCGTTCTTGATCCCGATATCGACGAAGGCACCGAAGTCGATTACGTTGCGCACCGTGCCCTGCATCTCCATGCCGGGCAGCAGGTCTTCCATCTTCAGCACATCCTTGCGGAAGATAGGTAGCGGCAGCTCCTCACGCGGGTCGCGGCCCGGACGCTGAAGACTCTCCAGGATATCGCGCAGCGTAGGCACGCCCACTTCCAGCTTCACCGCCAATTCCTCCGCATCCTGAGCGCTTAGCTGCTCTGCAACCTCCTTGCTGCCGAGCTGCTTCACATCCAGCCCCAGCTCGCGGAACAACTTATCGACCACCGCGTAGGATTCCGGGTGGATCGGCGTGCGGTCCAGCGTATTGTCCCCTCCGGGAATACGCAGGAACCCGATGCACTGCTCGTAGGATTTCGCGCCCAGGCGCGGCACCTTCTGCAGTGCCTTGCGCGTAGTGAACTTGCCGTTCTCCTCGCGGAACTTCACAATATTCTTGGCAATCGTCGTATTTACTCCTGCCACATACGAGAGCAGCGAGGCCGAAGCGGTATTCACGTCGACGCCGACATGGTTAACCGCCGACTCCACGACGCCCCTCAGGCTCTCTTCCAGATGCTTCTGCGACACATCATGCTGGTACTGCCCGACCCCGATGGCCTTCGGATCAAT
The window above is part of the Paenibacillus sp. FSL H8-0048 genome. Proteins encoded here:
- a CDS encoding ABC transporter substrate-binding protein codes for the protein MRKKSILALVLAGCLAGLSLTGCSSKENSSDVGNDSSNTPEGKTKLKAIIVKHSLTKDVTQMKWLAEIEEKANVEIEWQQISADWDQKKSALFASGEIPDLLFNATSNSDFVQFNGLFEDLGPLIEKDAPNIQKMFSEHPELKTLATQIDGKLYGTPRYKGIWPGSTASMFINKTWLDNLGLQVPTTWDELETVLLAFRDGDPNQNGDKTDEIPMDFNPLGWDFTPKLLLGSLGLPLSNGASDGYFTEGAQVKNFYVDERFKTLMQFLQKLYSQNLISKEVVTQDYSKYQSVARGNGTTAKVGFTWGWETGDRFGNELKDQYVTLPQLKQHADSTDELYWSNDYYYQNYGSNAVSVSARSKNKEAAMRFIDGFYEPVVSLQVLFGGMNDTDKGIKDNGDGTYAILPPADASLDPGSWKWTNSFADNGPMYIADTLKDKVTLGSDMQNVLKEKAVYDELLNKADEKSNVYPQNFMKYSTEDTNTLAMNQANVNNITDQKWANWLTTKVDIEKEWAAYVASVNSSGLEQNLQIRQKAYDEYLSTLK
- a CDS encoding S-layer homology domain-containing protein produces the protein MKNTLTRMRTAKISLACSILAATVAFGAPASAFSDLKGHAAEAKINALHQEGILNGVTSDKFAPKSSLTYAQGVQFMVSGLKLAPQRSSGKKASDYFDNVKNTAWYASAFLKAKESGLPLERSIDPNAVMTRVQFAQLLLQALQNKGDFAYTEMYANITDGGKLSAPEMNSLQILINTGLVTLEKNNTFRPNEPVTRAEAAVLVYDAAKFVKEVIMMDENISSPAGTYDASVTLDKAAAGVNKATVTVSNLPNPGYGLVIERIEFGADKTAVIYFKVTSPKPGSMNPQVISSGTAVTYLPEGYTAVAQAAPGSATSAASRVIK
- a CDS encoding GNAT family N-acetyltransferase, with the translated sequence MSNRVFRQFEERDMAALGAMYEQVSAQEDVLFWWVGDADNWENVFCAYEGEQMVAKGQLQLINVVPPGRAAESKHKIFVNLKTLPGREKDLELRDSVYALLLERARVLERTLPPEYGTLLCTGNYAAEESCHAYFAEHLGYLPDSRLYTLQRDLRESVHPVELEEGFELTHVPLDSPEQRAAYLELEAEIWPETPLGMERLLEYQQHPLWTSMVVRDAGRVAGSLMVWQEEELGIIEDIFVCKPWRRRGIAKALLNHALMYLQEKGLEQAQLVALTTNDCALTLYHSAGFQTGRQEIRYSKELD